A region of the Hyperolius riggenbachi isolate aHypRig1 chromosome 9, aHypRig1.pri, whole genome shotgun sequence genome:
gaggtgcttgatttttgcaatgttcttcaggtgaaaataggatgatttcaccacagcagagatttgagttctgaagtttaaatcccaatcaattagaactcccaggctacgcacatgatcagagctgcgtagatccgtgcctcctattcccagtggtgaagactgcaagttaagttgttttgttatcatgctctgccctccaatcagataagctcttttgcatagatacagtggcttgcaaaagtattcggctcccttgaagttttccacattttgtcacattactgccacaaacatgaatcaattttattggaattacgcgtgaaagaccaacacaaagtgttgtaaacgtgagaagtggatcgaaaatcatacatcattccaaacattttttttacaaatcaataactgcaaagtggggtgtgcataattattcagccccctttggtctgagtgcagtcagttgcccatagacattgcctgatgagtgataatgactaaatagagtgcacctgtgtgtaatcttatgtcagtacaaatacagctgctctgtgagggcctcagaggttggctaaaagaatattgggagcaacaacaccatgaagcctaaagaacacaccagacaggtcagggataaagttattgagaaatttaaagcaagcttaggctacaaaaagatttccaaagccttgaacatcccacaaagcactgttcaagcgatcattcagaaatggaaggcgtatggcacaactgtaaacctaccaagacaaggccgtccacctaaactcacaggccaaacaagaagagtgctgatcagaaatgcagtcaagaggcccatggtgactctggacgagctgcagagatctacagctcaggtgagggaatgtgtccataggacaactgttagtcatgcactgcacaaagttggcctttatggaagagtggcaagaagaaagccattgttaacagaaaagcataagaaatcccgtttgcagtttgccacaagccatgtgggggacaaagcaaagatgtggaagaaggtgctctggtcagatgagaccaaaatggaactttttggccaaaatgcaaaatgctatgtgtggcggaaaactaacactgcacatcactctgaaaacaccatccccactgtcaaatatggtggtggcagcatcaagctctggggatgcttctcttcagcagggacagggaagctggtcagagttgatgggaagatagatggagccaaatacagggcaatcttggaagaaaacctcttggagtcagtaaaagacttgagactggggtggaggttcaccttccagcaggacaacgaccctaaacataaagccagggcaacaatggaatggtttaaaacaaaacatattcatgtgttagattggcccagtcaaagtccagatctaaatccaatcgagaatatgtggcgagatctgaaaactgctgttcacaaacgctgtccatctaatctgactgagctggagctgttttgcaaagaagaatgggcaaggatttcagtctctagatgtgcaaagctggtagagacatatcctaaaagactggcagctgtaattgcagcaaaaggtggttctacaaagtattgactcagggggctgaataattacgcacacatcactttgcagttatttatttgtaaaaaatgtttggaataatgtatgattttcgttccacttctcacgtgtacaccactttgtattggtctttcacgtggaattccaataaaattgattcatgtttgtggcagtaatgtgacaaaatgtggaaaacttcaagagggccgaatacttttgcaagccactgtaacaattgatgtttcttaactcttcctgtactggaaacaatatgagactcatttatttgctacttatgttctatttcttagctgtactacacgtacaattcattatctcataagtttattttcgcttcagattccctttaagtaaaaaaagtATTAATGAAAAGCAGTACTGGTTACATCAAGAACATGTCATTAGGGTGTGTGGCCTTTTCCAAGCTGTAAAAGGACTGGTTTTATTTCTTGAACAACCTGTAAAGAGCTATAATTTTAACGTGGTACAGGTCCAAATTTTCTGGTGGCAAAATGTAGCTTGACATTTatgagggcccatttacacttgagcgttttgctggcgattttggcaaaacgctcaaacgctagcgcttttcaaagcgctagggtaataaaagtctatgggcccattctcatttgggcaatttgcgctaatcgccgcaaatcgcccaaaaacgctaaacgcaaacgcgtagcctgcaccattttcaggcgattttccgTCGATCGCGTTTTAgtcctatagaagcgcaaaacgcgattgctaaaaaaatcgccaggtgtgaatggtgattttatgGCGTTAATCGCCAATAAACGCAAgagcaaaacgctaccaaaatcgctagcgttttgcgatcagcaagtgtgaatgggcccttattctGCCTGCTGAATGTGTCACAAGGACACATGTAACTGACCCACCCAGCAGGTTTATACAGAAAGGGCAAGAAGCACATTTTTGAAATGGTATTTTTTGCATAACAGTTTTACTTCTATACGCTGTTTACATCCTCTCATCCTGATAGCTGTTGGAGTTTGCATTGTTAACTTTGAAGGTGCCCATACTGCACTCAATTTTGTGGACCGATCAACTTTCAGGTTCCATAATGTTATTGAATCGGAGGAGAATTGGTGCCGCAACATAGCTGCCCAAATGATCTTTCAATCCATTTCAGGGCAAAAATCGATCGGCAATGGTGCCAAAATCTCAGTCGCAAGGGCTCAATTGGGTGCATGGCGTTCGATATTGCGATGACAGATGGAACCGATGGACCCGCGGCCAGTGTCCACCAAAGTATATGTCATCCCCCACCCCCATCAGTGTGCATTATCAAAGGTTTACTTAGCCAACGgcatgactcctggcctcctctggtgtTTGACGTCACCGCGAACACCTGTTCCCTGTGACACTAGAGCATGTTGTGACATCAACATGGGTCGAGTCACATGGTACAGACGCTAATGGTGATGCTGAACATCAGAGGAGGCCAGGAGAGATGCGTCTTTAATACTAATCATGGGCACTGGGGGatgatccctctctaatcacattagatcagagaggatCTAATTGTTGATCTGGCCATACATcttgatgtatggccagctttaggtttAGTTGGGATTAAAGGATTGGTTTAGAAGACTTCTGAAATTTCACGTTTTACGCTTTTATTAGTATTTCAGAAAAACATTCATAGAATCAAAGATATTGAATAGGAGAAACCAAGTCAAAACATTAATTGGCACTTTTAAATGACATTGTTTGCATGTAAACCATCATTAACCTACTTGTATCTCTGATGAAGTTTTCAGTATTCTATTAGAAGATGAAGATATTGAGCATTACCTTCGAGAGGGTATGAAACAACATGAATTGCCAATCAATTGTTACTCTAAATACTAAATACATTTTACTTATCAAAcgtagaacatttatatcgcgcttttctcctggatgactcaaagcgccagagctgcagccactaggccgcGCTCtatagcagcagtgttagggagtctagcccaaagtctcctactgaataggtgcaggcttactgaacaggaggagccgagtttcgaaccctggtctactgtgttagaggcagcgcctttaaccagtacactatccagccaccacctgCACCCATTAACATGGTGTTTCACGGCTGGGTAACAGGGGTAGTATAGCAACTAAACATGCCTATTCAGCCTGTCTTCCAATGTAAGACAGGACAAACTAAGTAAACCCATTCCTTGAACAACGATTGGGATAGTCTTCTTTAATAGCGTGTAGAAAATAGGTAAACGTAAGTTACGATTGTGAAGTGGACCAACTTTCTCGTAATGAGGGCTGAGGATGAGGAAGTCTAATGCAGCTAGGTATATTGTTTTCGATTGAGATGGTCATCTCCCTGGTGTTTGTTGTCTCTCTAGTGAAGCAGAAGCAGTCTGGAAATCATAAAAAGGGAATGTACAAAGGAAAGAGGAGAATTGTGAGATAGAGGGGAGAAGAAGGGGGTGTCCCGGGAAAGGAGGTGACCTGCGACCAAAAAGACTTCTGAAATTTCATGCTGTATTTCACATGTGCACAGTACCTGAACAAACTGAGACTCTGAAGTGTAGCAACTAAATacaaacaatgtaataaaaactggGTATCTAAGAGATAGCTGGCCGGTTCTGGGTTGAAACCTCCAGTGATGAGATTTCTGAATTTGCAACTCAATCTTTGTACTGCTGCAGTAGAAGTGTCAATGCAGCTATCGCACATTCTTTACAATGAAAACTAAAGTGAAAATTTGATAAAGGGATCAAAAATACCTTGTGTTGTCTCCAGTATGCTGAGTGCCTAAAATTCAAGTGCCAAGATCTCACTGTTAACGCCCCTGCTAGATACAAATATTGTAAAATGATTTAGCTGGACGGCTCTAAGAAATACTGGTAGACTTTGGTGTGGAGTAATTCTCTTGTCTAGTACATAAATGTATATAAAGTATTTATATTTGATCAGTGTTCTGTATGTTTTGTCTCCTTCTTCAGATACGATGATGTTTTGGAACAGAAGGAATGCCGAGGCAAGACGGGCAACGTGAAAGCATCTTGCTTCTCTACATTTAATGCTGATCTGACTACAGTTTTGGCAACTCTCCTGTTCTATAAAAATGTCAGCATGTAATGCAGAACCTGATGATTCATCTAAAGAAAAACCTCAACCTCAATCCAGCATTGAGAATCCTCCAAATGACCCTGTTAGCAAATACTTTAAAGGCTACTCGTCCATGGTGTTCCTCAGGAGAGGTAAACACAAAAGGAAACAAAGTCGGAGCAATCTGGGCAACCTTTCTAAGGAATTACAAGGGAGTGAAAAGAAACCCTTAAGtgttgcaacaaagaaatgtgagGTTCTGGGTTTTGAAGAAGTCTCCAATGAGTTTACCTGTGACTCTTCACTGGTGGAGTCCTACCACCTGAATACGACCAAGGAGGCAAAGTTCAGCTTCCGAAAACTAGAAGATGGCACTTTTGTGTTAGAAACAAAAACCCCAAGTGATCCTGAGAAATCTGGGTCTGGACTGAAGAGGTCTACAAAATCACGTCACAAGAATGGACGATATTCACACAAACCATTAAAAATTTGCTTCAAAAAAAGAAGTAAAGCCCTCCGGAAGTCTTCGGATTCAAATGATGACTATAAATCACAAAATCTGAATTCACCTTGTGATATTGAGCAAGGAGACATAACCTGTGCTGAAAACAGTCAAGATGAGAACACACTAAATGTTCAGTCAACAAGCAAGACCTGGGCAACTTTTAAAAGGCTCATAACTCGCAGGAGAAAATTGCATTCCTCCTTAAAACGACAATCCCAGCTCAGTGGTCGACACCTTGAAGTCAATGGGAGTGGTTCTTCCATTCAGAGAACGTCTCAAAAAAAAAGGTTCTCCAACCTTAGGATCCCATGCATGAACTTTTCTAGAGGAAAAAGATCTGCAAAAATGGATTTACCTTCTGAAGAACCCCTTTGTACAGCCAAGTCAACGGAACATAGTAGAAATGAATCAGAAGAAGATGGTAATACAAATAACAATGTTCAGGCAAGTATATCTACACCGCAAAATCCTCTAGAGGTAGAAAGGAGGAAAACGGATAGCAGTCCTGAGATTGTTACCGACATATGCTCAAACCCCCATAACAACTTGAAccgaaaagaaaatgaaaaatgtgaGATAAATCCTCCAAATGCGCAACTTCTTCTCCAGAGCATCAGCTCTCCTGAAGAAATAAAATGTAATTCTCAACAAAGTCAGGGCAAAGAACTAGAACATCAATTAAAAATGGATTTTGAGAGATCGTCTGGGTCTCTGGCTAAAGGACAAGATCTAAAATGTGCCATTTCAAATATTCCAAGCATCATCATAACAAATGGACTTCTGATGGATGAAGACAATTCTGCCCAAAGAGATGATACTTATTCTCACACAGACAGTGAAGAGGAAATGAATGGGCAATTTTTGGTCAACGGTATCTCCACAATAGTGGACCAAAAATCTGATCTGTATGAATTTCTCTTAATGAGAACAGCTGCTTCTCTTGTCagtaaagtgcttcagtcatccaTTCAACAGATAGTCGAAGAAGACACTTTACTGAATCATTCCCCGTGCAGAGCTTCAGAGAGATTCTACATTTGAGAAATAAGAGCATTAAAAATGGGATATGGGCCCTGTCACCTGCTCCTTTTCATCTTCATTTTGTGCCTTCAAGCTTAAAAGGTTTCTTCACCCAcccgtaaactttttttttatatgtaaaatATTTTGAAAAGAGATGTATGCCTGGCAACAGTCTCTGAGGTGCTGCTTTTTAACCACGCCTCTGAGCTGCAGCATTGTAATTGTCCACCTGAAAGGAGAACTCGTGCCAAGATAAAAATGAccaatagatgtaaataatgtcaGATCACATGTATCTTCTCCTTTTTTTATTGACAGCTTCAGATTAGCTACACGCAGAAGGTTATACCTTACAAATCAGTTTTCTGAACCTTATTGTATCTTTCTAATTAAATATCTTTCTAATCTATCTAGTTTATGGGTAGGAGGAAGGTAATAGCCGAGAGAACTGTGTTTCAGGATTGGAGAGATTATGAACAAGAGCCAAACTCTCTATGGCTGAGGGTCAAGGTAACAGAGCATGCTAAGTGGAGAGTGTTTTATTTGCTGCTTGCACTAATTAGTAAAATTAATAGTTACACAACATAATTATAAGGTGGGCAGCCCCTGCAGTTTCAGGAAAGCTGGGGCTTTGGACCTTAGAACTTCTTCAGATCAGGTAATTTTGGGTGTAGGGATCGtaaggcatctaatagacgcttgTGTTAATTATCTGTAATTTGGTGCCCAAAGGGTGAGTAGGTTGTCCGATATGGCTAGTAGCCTATTGACTACTACTGCATAGGAATGAATGGCCTCAGCCGATAGTGGATGAaaagtgttaggcattgggggggggg
Encoded here:
- the AKAP5 gene encoding A-kinase anchor protein 5, translating into MSACNAEPDDSSKEKPQPQSSIENPPNDPVSKYFKGYSSMVFLRRGKHKRKQSRSNLGNLSKELQGSEKKPLSVATKKCEVLGFEEVSNEFTCDSSLVESYHLNTTKEAKFSFRKLEDGTFVLETKTPSDPEKSGSGLKRSTKSRHKNGRYSHKPLKICFKKRSKALRKSSDSNDDYKSQNLNSPCDIEQGDITCAENSQDENTLNVQSTSKTWATFKRLITRRRKLHSSLKRQSQLSGRHLEVNGSGSSIQRTSQKKRFSNLRIPCMNFSRGKRSAKMDLPSEEPLCTAKSTEHSRNESEEDGNTNNNVQASISTPQNPLEVERRKTDSSPEIVTDICSNPHNNLNRKENEKCEINPPNAQLLLQSISSPEEIKCNSQQSQGKELEHQLKMDFERSSGSLAKGQDLKCAISNIPSIIITNGLLMDEDNSAQRDDTYSHTDSEEEMNGQFLVNGISTIVDQKSDLYEFLLMRTAASLVSKVLQSSIQQIVEEDTLLNHSPCRASERFYI